One window of the Doryrhamphus excisus isolate RoL2022-K1 chromosome 10, RoL_Dexc_1.0, whole genome shotgun sequence genome contains the following:
- the tfe3a gene encoding transcription factor E3a — protein MCVFVAAGKSETSLRSSCWLATKLSVWILGTVGEMSSIGPDQKTNGLEPETGVLQPQTVFVILDAAESLNVLQVESGIVADIEVDALLPSDCDAFYQIKSQPIGMSGSSNACSSSSSSSSVSAAMSSRVLLRQDLMRQQALQEEQKEAQQLPRLPASSTPVCVSVSSSRPPAQVPVEVLKVQTHLENPTRYHIQQAQKQQVRQYLSSANRNTSTPLPGVGPQLSPAPNGCHKVEMEEAVIDDIISLESSLNDDFLTLLHSPQQLAATLPAAGNLLDVYGDSGGMAVSTVAVSNSCPAELLAVKQEPNELDTKALMKERQKKDNHNLIERRRRFNINDRIKELGALVPKSPDPDARWNKGSILKASVDYIRKLQKEQQRARGMEQRHKQMELTNRTLMLRIQELELQARLHGVSSSSSSSLDGAISDPQTFLSSTSGAALPQSSNSYSLAELSDAHDPAHIFSSDLMSDVGLMALDDLGDMLVEDGGGGVMSPAGGADPMLSCGASRCSSRRSSFSMDDDL, from the exons ATGTGCGTGTTTGTGGCTGCTGGGAAATCAGAAACGTCTCTGCGCTCCTCTTGCTGGCTGGCCACAAAACTGTCTGTTTGGATCCTCGGAACCGTTGGAGAAATGTCCTCCATCGGTCCCGACCAGAAGACCAACGGGCTGGAGCCTGAGACGGGAGTCCTTCAGCCGCAGACCGTCTTCGTCATCCTGGACGCGGCAGAAAGTCTTAATGTGCTGCA GGTGGAGTCTGGCATCGTGGCCGACATTGAGGTGGATGCTCTGCTGCCGTCCGACTGCGATGCCTTCTACCAGATCAAGAGCCAGCCCATCGGCATGAG TGGTTCCTCCAACGCCTGCTCGTCCTCATCTTCGTCATCGTCCGTGTCTGCGGCCATGTCGTCCAG GGTTCTGCTGCGTCAGGATCTGATGCGTCAGCAGGCGCTGCAAGAAGAGCAGAAGGAAGCTCAGCAGCTCCCGCGCCTGCCTGCCTCCTCCACCCCAGTCTGTGTCAGCGTGTCCTCCAGCAGACCCCCGGCTCAGGTGCCAGTGGAGGTCCTGAAG GTGCAGACCCATCTGGAGAACCCCACCAGGTACCACATCCAGCAGGCACAGAAGCAGCAAGTCCGACAGTACCTCTCCTCCGCCAATCGCAACACTTCGACACCTTTGCCAGGCGTGGGCCCCCAGCTTAGCCCCGCTCCCAACGGCTGCCACAAAGTGGAG ATGGAAGAGGCGGttattgatgacatcatcagcttgGAATCCAGCCTCAATGACGACTTCCTGACGCTGCTACACTCGCCTCAGCAGCTTGCTGCCACG CTGCCGGCGGCGGGAAACTTGCTGGACGTCTACGGGGACAGCGGCGGGATGGCCGTATCGACCGTTGCTGTTAGCAACAGCTGCCCTGCCGAGCTGCTCGCCGTCAAACAAGAGCCCAACG AATTGGACACAAAAGCGCTGATGAAGGAGCGACAGAAGAAGGACAATCACAACTTGA TCGAGCGGCGAAGACGCTTCAACATCAACGACCGCATCAAAGAACTTGGAGCGCTCGTACCCAAATCGCCCGACCC GGATGCCAGGTGGAACAAAGGAAGCATCCTGAAGGCGTCGGTGGATTACATCCGGAAACTTCAGAAGGAACAACAACGAGCACGCGGCATGGAACAACGACACAAACAAATGGAACTCACCAACCGGACTTTGATGCTCAGGATACAA GAGTTGGAGCTTCAAGCCCGCCTCCACggcgtttcttcttcttcttcttcttctctggatGGCGCCATAAGTGACCCACAGACCTTCCTGTCTTCGACCAGCGGCGCTGCCTTGCCACAGTCTTCAAACTCATATAGCTTAGCCGAGCTTAGCGACGCTCACGATCCTGCCCACATCTTCTCTTCGGACCTGATGAGCGACGTCGGGCTGATGGCGCTTGATGACCTCGGAGACATGCTAGTGGaggacggcggcggcggtgtgATGTCACCGGCAGGCGGCGCCGATCCAATGCTGTCCTGTGGAGCATCACGCTGCAGCAGCAGGAGAAGCAGCTTCAGCATGGACGACGACCTTTGA
- the cdk20 gene encoding cyclin-dependent kinase 20, which translates to MEQYSILGRVGEGAHGIVFKAKHIETGETVALKKVALRRLEDGIPNQALREIKALQEIEDNQHVVTLRDVFPHGTGFVLVFDFMLSDLSEVIRNSQRPLTTAQVKGYMLMLLKGVAFLHHNNIMHRDLKPANLLISSSGHLKIADFGLARLLSQHPERLYSHQVATRWYRAPELLYGARKYDKGVDLWAVGCIFGELLNSSPLFPGENDIEQLCCVLRVLGTPTCDTWPEMADLPDYNKITFKENPAIPLEELIPDSSPLAIHLLYKFLVYPSKQRCPAQQALLHPYFFCSPLPAHHSELPIPQKGSGHPHPRLQAPPSDFSTDLPLTESIVDPALLRRHASCL; encoded by the exons ATGGAGCAGTACAGCATCCTTGGCCGTGTGGGAGAAGGCGCTCATGGCATCGTTTTCAAGGCCAAACACATTGAG ACAGGAGAGACGGTCGCCCTGAAGAAGGTGGCTCTTAGGCGTCTGGAGGACGGCATTCCCAACCAGGCCCTGCGGGAGATCAAAGCCCTGCAGGAGATTGAGGACAACCAGCAC GTGGTGACACTGAGGGATGTCTTCCCTCATGGGACAGGCTTCGTCCTGGTCTTTGACTTCATGCTCTCTGACCTCTCGGAGGTCATCAGGAACTCCCAGCGACCTCTGACTACAGCACAGGTCAAAGGTTACATGCTGATGCTGCTTAAGGGCGTGGCTTTCTTGCATCACAACAACATCATGCACAGA GACCTGAAGCCTGCTAACCTCCTCATTAGCTCCTCGGGACACCTCAAGATCGCTGACTTTGGCCTGGCTCGCCTCCTCAGCCAGCACCCGGAGCGTCTGTACAGCCATCAGGTGGCCACCAG atGGTATCGGGCTCCTGAGTTGCTGTATGGAGCCAGAAAATACGACAAGGGGGTCGATTTGTG ggcGGTAGGTTGTATTTTTGGGGAACTGCTGAACTCCTCTCCTCTATTTCCTGGAGAGAACGACATCGAGCAGCTGTGTTGTGTCTTAAGGGTGCTCGGGACGCCGACATGCGACACCTGGCCT GAGATGGCGGACTTGCCAGATTACAACAAAATCACCTTCAAGGAGAATCCCGCCATCCCGTTGGAGGAACTCATCCCTGACTCCTCCCCACTGGCCATCCATTTGCTCTACAAGTTCCTGGTTTATCCGTCCAAGCAGCGCTGCCCCGCCCAGCAG GCTCTCCTCCACCCGTACTTCTTCTGCTCTCCTCTTCCTGCTCACCACTCGGAGCTGCCGATCCCTCAAAAGGGTAGCGGTCATCCCCACCCGAGGTTGCAGGCGCCGCCCTCTGACTTCTCAACCGACCTGCCCCTGACGGAAAGCATTGTTGACCCTGCATTGCTGCGGAGACACGCCTCCTGTCTGTGA
- the zgc:113363 gene encoding myoD family inhibitor, translating to MDVMPECRTESSSQSECISSQPVARLPRPPESAEQATLGLSVWTEGGKSSEDSSVSDTSLLLPAHTDLAPPPLDPKGKLTRCDVISKADSSSVAPPPACTCTTSPPPRHLSSNTSHTSFKVDAAHIKEVAGDDCCVHCLLACLFCELLSMCSAMGACLPCARGGAGCCTAADDDCCCCCMEAACTGEACQAVSDCGMLEECCSSADCLEICLECCSICFPS from the exons ATGGACGTGATGCCTGAATGCCGTACTGAGAGctccagccaatcagagtgCATTTCCAGCCAACCTGTGGCTAGATTACCACGCCCACCGGAAAGTGCAG AACAGGCCACGCTCGGTCTTTCTGTTTGGACGGAGGGCGGGAAAAGCAGCGAAGACTCGTCAGTCAGCGACACATCACTCCTCTTGCCTGCCCACACTGACTTAGCTCCACCTCCCCTGGACCCGAAAGGAAAATTAACTCGTTGTGACGTCATCAGTAAGGCGGACAGCTCATCAGTGGCTCCGCCTCCCGCGTGCACCTGCActacttctcctcctcctcgtcaccTGTCCTCCAATACAAGCCACACATCCTTCAAGGTGGACGCTGCTCACATCAAGGAAGTAGCAGGAGATG ACTGTTGCGTTCACTGTTTGCTGGCATGTTTGTTCTGCGAGCTGCTGTCCATGTGTTCAGCCATGGGGGCGTGTCTTCCGTGTGCACGGGGCGGAGCTGGTTGCTGCACAGCTGCTGATGacgactgctgctgctgctgcatggagGCGGCATGCACTGGCGAGGCGTGTCAGGCCGTGTCGGACTGCGGGATGCTGGAGGAATGCTGCAGCTCGGCCGACTGCTTGGAGATTTGTCTGGAATGTTGCTCCATCTGCTTCCCGTCTTAA
- the cxxc1a gene encoding CXXC-type zinc finger protein 1a — MADGASRLGADDGEEEREEGEITMETPKRPVYCLCRKPDINCFMIGCDGCAEWFHGSCVGVSEKAAKAVRVWFCPSCQESDHSLEVQYCQKKTKGAEEDRDKWEEDGSSTSQTKMDGTRGSQQIKRSARMCGECDACLRTRDCAICDFCKDMKKFGGPNKIRQKCRLRQCEVRARKMLRVKEEEEASAGNMKGRDFQRKGHMTEEDEEEAFSESELELYKQYKAAGFRDMVWHSEEEEEEPDTLRKKAVKVKHVKRREKKTEKKKSVSAPKEEVRRHKAKQRHRERVRHSERGGDIGAKDSGGSLRQCLGPGCVQGARNNSKYCSDDCGMKLAANRIYEIVPQRIQQWQQSPCVAEEMGRRQLERIRKEQQAARLRLTLMEKRFHELESIIATSKLHQVQQDEEVNEGEGDDTDFQIFCVSCSHPVNPKVALRHMERCYAKYESQTSFGSMYPTRIEGATRLFCDVYNPQSKTYCKRLQVLCPEHSRDPKVAADEVCGCPLVRDVFQPTGEFCRVSKRKCNKHYCWEKLRRAEVDLERVHVWYKLDELFEQERNLRAAMTNRAGLLALMLHQTIQHDPVTTDLRSAKDR, encoded by the exons ATG GCCGATGGGGCGTCACGTCTTGGCGCTGATGATGGTGAGGAGGAGCGGGAGGAAGGAGAGATTACCATGGAAACGCCAAAGCGTCCAGTCTACTGCTTGTGCAGGAAACCTGACATCAACTGTTTCATGAT AGGCTGTGATGGTTGTGCAGAGTGGTTCCACGGCAGCTGTGTGGGCGTGTCAGAGAAGGCCGCCAAAGCCGTCAGAGTTTGGTTCTGTCCGTCCTGTCAAG AAAGCGACCATTCTCTGGAGGTTCAGTAttgtcagaaaaaaacaaaaggggcGGAGGAAGACAGGGACAAATGGGAGGAGGACGGGAGTTCCACCTCTCAGACCAAGATGGACGGGACGCGTGGCTCACAG CAAATCAAACGCTCAGCTCGCATGTGTGGCGAGTGTGATGCCTGTTTGAGGACGCGCGACTGTGCCATCTGTGACTTCTGTAAAGACATGAAGAAATTTGGAGGACCCAACAAAATTCGACAGAAGTGTCGCCTCAGGCAGTGTGAGGTCCGTGCACGG AAGATGCTCCGCGtgaaagaagaggaggaggcaagTGCTGGCAACATGAAGGGGCGGGACTTCCAGAGAAAAGGTCACATGacagaggaggacgaggaggaggccTTCAGTGAAAGTGAGCTGGAGCTCTACAAGCAGTACAAAGCTGCTGGATTCAGAGACATG GTGTGGcacagcgaggaggaggaggaggaacctGACACTCTGAGGAAGAAGGCGGTGAAGGTGAAGCATGTGAAAAGACGAGAGAAGAAGACGGAGAAGAAG AAGTCGGTCTCCGCCCCAAAAGAGGAAGTGCGGCGTCACAAGGCAAAGCAGCGACACAGGGAGCGCGTGCGCCACAGCGAAAGAGGCGGGGATATCGGAGCTAAGGACTCGGGTGGAAGTCTGCGTCAGTGTCTCGGTccagggtgcgttcaaggtgCCCGGAACAACTCCAAGTACTGCTCGGACGACTGCGGCATGAAACTCGCCGCCAA CCGCATCTACGAGATTGTCCCTCAGAGGATCCAGCAGTGGCAGCAGAGTCCTTGCGTGGCGGAGGAAATGGGGCGGAGACAGCTGGAGCGAATCAGGAAGGAGCAACAGGCAGCCAGGCTGCGCCTCACTCTAATGGAGAAGCGCTTCCATGAGCTCGAAAGCATCATCGCCACTTCCAAACTTCATCAGGTGCAACAGGATGAGGAG GTTAACGAAGGTGAGGGCGACGACACGGACTTTCAGATCTTCTGCGTGTCCTGCAGTCATCCTGTAAACCCCAAAGTGGCGCTGAGGCACATGGAGAGGTGCTACGCCAAG TACGAAAGTCAGACCTCGTTTGGATCCATGTACCCCACACGCATCGAAGG AGCCACCCGCTTGTTCTGTGACGTCTACAATCCTCAAAGTAAAACCTACTGCAAACGTCTGCAGGTTTTATGTCCGGAACACTCCAGAGATCCAAAG GTGGCAGCAGATGAGGTGTGTGGCTGTCCTCTGGTTAGAGACGTCTTCCAGCCTACGGGAGAGTTTTGTCGTGTCTCCAAAAGGAAGTGTAACAAACATTACTGCTGGGAGAAACTTCGCCGCGCCGAAGTCGACTTGGAGAGAGTCCACGTG TGGTATAAACTAGACGAGCTGTTCGAGCAAGAACGGAACCTACGTGCCGCCATGACAAACCGAGCTGGTTTACTGGCTCTTATGCTGCATCAGACCATCCAGCATGACCCCGTCACCACGGACTTGCGCTCGGCCAAAGACAGGTAG